The Rhodopseudomonas palustris genome window below encodes:
- a CDS encoding YidB family protein, producing the protein MGLLDILNGMQNGPRGPADPQDKSGGMSKFTMAILALLAWKAYKHMTSGQPQAAPANQPRPVPAPPPANTGGGWGDFLKGGLGGLVLGGAAGSVLSGGLGDLLRQLQHNGLGDAANSWVGHGPNQQIGPSDLANALGSEQIDAMTRQTGMSRDELLDGLSRYLPDVVDQLTPDGRLPTDDEASRWI; encoded by the coding sequence ATGGGTTTGCTCGACATCCTCAACGGCATGCAGAACGGCCCGCGCGGCCCGGCCGACCCGCAGGACAAAAGCGGCGGCATGTCCAAGTTCACCATGGCGATTCTCGCGCTGCTGGCGTGGAAGGCCTACAAACATATGACCAGCGGCCAGCCGCAGGCTGCGCCGGCCAATCAGCCGCGCCCGGTGCCGGCGCCTCCGCCCGCGAATACCGGCGGTGGTTGGGGTGACTTCCTTAAGGGCGGTCTTGGAGGCCTGGTGCTCGGCGGTGCGGCCGGCAGCGTGCTGTCGGGCGGGCTCGGCGATCTGCTGCGGCAGCTTCAGCACAATGGCCTCGGCGATGCCGCCAACTCCTGGGTCGGTCACGGCCCCAACCAGCAGATCGGCCCGAGCGATCTCGCCAATGCGCTCGGCTCTGAACAGATCGACGCGATGACCCGGCAGACCGGGATGTCGCGCGACGAACTGCTCGACGGCCTCAGTCGCTATCTGCCCGACGTGGTCGACCAGCTCACCCCGGACGGGCGGCTGCCGACCGACGACGAAGCGTCGCGCTGGATCTGA
- a CDS encoding GlsB/YeaQ/YmgE family stress response membrane protein — translation MSGLLWILLVGFVAGIIARVLSPGPNNPQGFVLTTVLGIAGAFLATAVGQMIGHYGPNQGAGFITATIGAVAVLFIWNRLVARRVISDPGNRYPYDPR, via the coding sequence ATGAGCGGGTTACTCTGGATTCTGCTGGTCGGCTTTGTTGCCGGCATCATTGCGCGGGTGCTGTCGCCGGGGCCGAACAATCCGCAAGGCTTCGTGCTCACCACGGTCCTCGGCATCGCCGGCGCATTCCTCGCCACCGCGGTCGGGCAGATGATCGGGCACTACGGCCCTAATCAGGGCGCCGGCTTCATCACCGCCACGATCGGCGCGGTGGCGGTGCTGTTCATCTGGAACAGGCTGGTGGCGCGGCGGGTGATCTCCGATCCCGGCAATCGCTATCCCTACGATCCGCGCTGA
- a CDS encoding SDR family NAD(P)-dependent oxidoreductase gives MSDGLNVIVTGSASGLGAATAKILAKDGARLVINYASSKDDAEKTAEECRKLGATEVIVVQGDVAKDEDCKRIVEAAAPWGKLDALVNNAGTTKHVAHHLLDQLSADDFQRIYAINTIGPYQMVRAARELLVAGAKAAGRASAVVNVSSVAGISGIGSSIAYAASKGALNTMTLSLSRALAPNIRVNAICPGYIDTPWFTKGRGAEEAKQVRDMVVSRVPLKIASTAEDIAELVCFLATPKSSSMTGELVRMDAGMHLAG, from the coding sequence ATGTCAGACGGACTGAACGTAATCGTCACCGGGTCGGCCTCGGGCCTCGGCGCCGCGACCGCCAAGATCCTCGCCAAGGACGGCGCGCGGCTGGTGATCAACTACGCATCGAGCAAGGACGACGCCGAAAAGACCGCCGAAGAGTGCCGCAAGCTCGGCGCCACCGAAGTCATCGTGGTGCAGGGCGACGTCGCCAAGGACGAGGATTGCAAACGCATCGTCGAAGCCGCTGCCCCCTGGGGCAAGCTCGACGCGCTGGTGAACAACGCCGGCACCACCAAGCACGTGGCGCATCATCTGCTTGATCAATTGTCGGCCGACGACTTCCAGCGGATCTACGCGATCAACACCATCGGCCCGTACCAGATGGTCCGCGCGGCGCGCGAGCTGCTCGTCGCCGGCGCCAAGGCGGCCGGCCGCGCATCGGCGGTGGTCAACGTCTCGTCGGTCGCAGGCATCAGCGGCATCGGCTCGTCGATCGCCTATGCGGCCAGCAAGGGCGCGCTCAACACCATGACGTTGTCGCTGTCGCGCGCGCTGGCGCCGAACATCCGCGTCAACGCGATCTGCCCTGGCTACATCGACACGCCGTGGTTCACCAAGGGACGCGGCGCCGAGGAAGCCAAGCAGGTGCGCGACATGGTGGTGTCGCGCGTGCCGCTGAAGATCGCCTCGACCGCCGAAGACATCGCCGAACTGGTATGCTTCCTGGCCACGCCGAAATCGAGCAGCATGACCGGCGAATTGGTGCGGATGGACGCCGGCATGCACCTGGCCGGCTGA
- a CDS encoding acyl-CoA dehydrogenase family protein, with protein MTETDNIVVETAEKIFADLADAQTINADKAETWKAPLWQALSESGLPLSWVPEEFGGSGASLAEGFGVLNAAGRAGLAVPLAETMLAGWLLAQGKIAAPEGAMTIAPAHPKDRLTLDADGKLSGRARSVPFAQDAQHIAVLAQSAAGAKIALVQASACRIDKGLGLGGDASDVVTFDKVAPITTAPAPQGVDQTSLMLMGAVARSLQIAGALETLLDRSVTYANERVAFEKKIGKFQAVQHNLAKLAGETSAALAAATSAADAISSAEGFDDAVFLEASAAKIRCVEAAEKGAAIAHQVHGAIGFTREHILHRFSLRALAWRDDFGNESHWAVELGRMVAARGADDLWPLVASR; from the coding sequence GTGACGGAGACCGACAATATCGTCGTCGAGACCGCGGAGAAGATCTTCGCCGACCTCGCCGATGCGCAAACCATCAACGCCGACAAAGCCGAAACCTGGAAGGCGCCACTGTGGCAGGCGCTGAGTGAATCCGGGCTGCCGCTGTCATGGGTGCCGGAGGAATTCGGCGGCTCGGGCGCGAGCCTTGCCGAAGGCTTCGGCGTCCTCAACGCAGCAGGCCGCGCCGGCCTCGCAGTGCCGCTCGCCGAGACCATGCTGGCCGGCTGGCTGTTGGCGCAGGGCAAGATCGCGGCGCCGGAAGGCGCCATGACGATCGCGCCGGCCCATCCGAAAGATCGCCTCACGCTCGATGCCGATGGCAAGCTGTCGGGTCGTGCGCGCAGCGTGCCGTTCGCGCAAGACGCACAGCATATCGCCGTGCTGGCGCAGAGCGCCGCCGGCGCGAAGATCGCGCTGGTCCAGGCGTCGGCCTGCCGAATTGACAAGGGCCTCGGCCTTGGTGGCGATGCGTCGGACGTCGTCACCTTCGACAAGGTTGCGCCGATTACCACGGCGCCCGCGCCCCAAGGGGTCGATCAGACTTCGCTGATGCTGATGGGCGCCGTCGCGCGCAGCCTGCAGATCGCCGGCGCGCTGGAAACGCTGCTCGACCGCAGCGTGACCTACGCCAATGAGCGCGTCGCGTTCGAAAAGAAGATCGGCAAATTCCAGGCGGTGCAGCACAATCTTGCGAAGCTCGCCGGCGAGACGTCTGCTGCTTTGGCCGCCGCAACCTCCGCCGCCGATGCGATCAGCAGCGCCGAAGGCTTCGACGACGCCGTGTTCCTCGAAGCCAGTGCGGCCAAGATCCGCTGCGTTGAAGCGGCTGAGAAAGGCGCGGCGATCGCCCATCAGGTGCACGGCGCGATCGGCTTCACCCGCGAGCACATCCTGCATCGCTTCAGCCTGCGCGCGCTCGCCTGGCGCGACGATTTCGGCAACGAAAGCCATTGGGCGGTCGAGCTCGGCCGCATGGTCGCGGCGCGGGGCGCCGATGATTTGTGGCCGCTGGTCGCTTCGCGCTGA
- a CDS encoding acyl-CoA dehydrogenase family protein, with amino-acid sequence MTAALRFDPIRLPPVCEELRKEVRAFLAEEIAAGTFDPNKPQREDSDAPEFSRRVGERGWLGMTWPKKYGGHERTFLERYVVTEEMRVANAPTRRFFVADRQSGPVLLKYAPEHIKMDILPRICRGELCFAIGMSEPNSGSDLFAAKTKATKTDGGYLINGSKIWTTSAHIADYMIAIFRTSPPTKENRRHGLTQFLVNMKSPGIKVNPIAQITGQYEFNEVVFTDVFVPDDHLLGEVDGAWKQATSELAYERSGPERFLETYYVLTELVRALGPDPDTRGAEGIGRLVAQLHTMRRMSVSVAGMLQAGKEPVVEASIVKDIGTIWEQQLPHRVRELAAFVDGEASNHATLDELTAFATKLAPKLTIQGGTTEVLRGIIARGLGLR; translated from the coding sequence ATGACCGCCGCCCTCCGTTTCGATCCGATCCGCCTGCCGCCCGTCTGCGAAGAACTGCGCAAAGAAGTCCGCGCCTTCCTCGCCGAAGAGATCGCCGCCGGCACCTTCGATCCCAATAAGCCGCAGCGCGAAGATTCCGACGCGCCTGAATTCTCCCGCCGCGTCGGTGAGCGCGGCTGGCTCGGCATGACCTGGCCGAAGAAATACGGCGGCCACGAGCGCACCTTCCTGGAGCGCTACGTCGTCACCGAAGAGATGCGTGTCGCCAATGCGCCGACCCGGCGGTTCTTCGTCGCCGATCGCCAGAGCGGTCCGGTGCTGCTGAAATACGCGCCCGAGCACATCAAGATGGACATTCTCCCGCGGATCTGCCGCGGCGAATTGTGCTTCGCGATCGGCATGAGTGAGCCGAATTCCGGCTCCGATCTGTTCGCCGCCAAGACCAAGGCGACCAAGACCGACGGCGGCTACCTGATCAACGGCTCGAAGATCTGGACCACCTCGGCGCACATCGCCGACTACATGATCGCGATTTTCCGTACCTCGCCGCCGACCAAGGAAAACCGTCGCCACGGGCTCACCCAGTTCCTGGTCAACATGAAGTCGCCGGGCATCAAGGTGAACCCGATCGCGCAGATCACCGGGCAGTACGAATTCAACGAGGTGGTGTTCACCGACGTGTTCGTGCCGGACGATCATCTGCTCGGCGAGGTCGATGGCGCCTGGAAGCAGGCGACCTCCGAACTCGCCTACGAGCGTTCGGGGCCGGAACGCTTTCTCGAGACCTACTACGTGCTCACCGAACTGGTGCGCGCACTCGGTCCCGATCCGGACACCCGCGGCGCCGAGGGCATCGGCCGGCTGGTGGCGCAACTCCACACCATGCGGCGGATGTCGGTGTCGGTCGCCGGCATGCTGCAGGCCGGCAAGGAGCCGGTGGTGGAAGCCTCGATCGTCAAGGACATCGGCACGATCTGGGAGCAGCAACTGCCGCACCGGGTGCGTGAGCTCGCCGCCTTCGTCGACGGCGAGGCATCGAATCATGCAACCCTCGATGAACTGACGGCGTTCGCCACCAAGCTGGCGCCGAAGCTCACCATCCAGGGTGGCACCACCGAGGTGCTGCGCGGCATCATCGCCCGCGGGCTCGGCCTGCGCTGA
- a CDS encoding enoyl-CoA hydratase/isomerase family protein → MSSYTDIAVEKTGHVATIEIQRPPLNFFDISLIRQIANALDEIDADPQVRATVLAAQGKAFCAGANFGDPARQEVDPAAAKGDPADSLGEIGHLYYEAVRIFRAKKPIIAAVHGAAIGGGLGLAVSADFRVTCAEARFSANFTKLGFHPGFGLTVTLPELIGKNNAELMFYTSRRVTGEEAVQMGLANVLVPINEVRSGALKLAREIAECSPLGLLSTRATMRAGLADRVMQATKHELAEQTRLRATEDFKEGVKATEERRVAHFKGR, encoded by the coding sequence ATGAGCAGCTACACCGATATCGCGGTCGAAAAGACCGGCCACGTCGCTACCATCGAAATCCAGCGGCCGCCGCTGAATTTCTTCGACATCTCGCTGATCCGGCAGATCGCCAACGCGCTCGATGAGATCGACGCCGATCCGCAAGTGCGCGCCACCGTGCTGGCGGCGCAAGGCAAGGCGTTCTGCGCCGGCGCCAATTTCGGCGATCCGGCCCGGCAGGAGGTCGACCCGGCGGCGGCGAAGGGCGATCCGGCCGACAGCCTCGGCGAGATCGGTCATCTGTACTACGAGGCGGTGCGGATCTTCCGCGCCAAGAAGCCGATCATCGCAGCGGTGCACGGCGCTGCGATCGGTGGAGGACTGGGTCTTGCGGTGTCGGCGGACTTCCGCGTCACCTGCGCAGAGGCGCGGTTCTCGGCCAACTTCACCAAGCTCGGGTTTCACCCAGGTTTCGGCCTGACCGTGACGCTGCCGGAGCTGATCGGCAAGAACAACGCCGAGCTGATGTTCTACACCTCGCGCCGCGTCACCGGCGAAGAAGCGGTGCAGATGGGCTTGGCCAACGTGCTGGTGCCGATCAACGAAGTGCGCAGCGGCGCGCTGAAGCTCGCCCGCGAGATTGCCGAATGCTCGCCGCTCGGCCTGCTGTCGACCCGCGCCACCATGCGCGCCGGGCTGGCCGACCGGGTGATGCAAGCCACCAAGCACGAACTCGCCGAGCAGACCCGCCTGCGCGCCACCGAAGACTTCAAGGAAGGCGTCAAAGCCACCGAAGAACGCCGCGTCGCGCATTTCAAGGGGCGCTAA